A genomic region of Gemmata massiliana contains the following coding sequences:
- a CDS encoding glycosyltransferase yields the protein MIKKLHFIWVGSFVPMSKDRPYFQRIQKWATANRGWQVHLWYSSKTLDGLGLHMMGRLKREFSGITYMDCGQSSKKVLVGLDDMFSDELYLQYPNYGAASDILRVAILIKHGGLYLDTDVDTGKPLGSLSAPHKFLVNQPLEGAYSNDILYAGKKGHPFFIKYRKKMIESYKTYSAKAWAADRRTNKDTKNAWTQMATGPGCLTDVINEGYKNLGASILFPKDRVTQTSSDCSWL from the coding sequence ATGATTAAGAAGCTTCACTTCATCTGGGTCGGGAGCTTCGTCCCGATGAGCAAGGACCGGCCCTACTTCCAGCGGATTCAGAAGTGGGCCACGGCGAACCGGGGGTGGCAAGTACACCTGTGGTACAGCAGCAAGACTCTGGACGGCTTGGGGCTCCACATGATGGGGCGCCTGAAGCGCGAGTTCTCCGGGATCACGTACATGGACTGCGGGCAGTCGTCGAAGAAGGTGCTCGTGGGGCTCGACGACATGTTCTCGGACGAACTGTACCTCCAGTACCCGAACTACGGGGCCGCTAGCGACATCCTACGGGTGGCGATCCTGATTAAGCACGGCGGGCTGTACCTGGACACGGACGTCGATACGGGTAAGCCGCTCGGGAGCCTGTCCGCGCCGCACAAGTTCCTCGTCAACCAGCCCCTGGAGGGCGCCTACTCGAACGACATCCTGTACGCGGGCAAGAAGGGGCACCCGTTCTTCATCAAGTACCGCAAGAAGATGATCGAAAGCTACAAGACTTATTCGGCCAAAGCGTGGGCCGCGGACCGCCGGACGAACAAGGACACGAAGAACGCTTGGACCCAGATGGCGACCGGCCCCGGCTGTTTGACGGACGTCATCAACGAGGGGTACAAGAACTTGGGAGCGTCGATCCTGTTCCCGAAGGATCGAGTCACACAGACCTCGTCGGACTGCTCGTGGCTGTAG
- a CDS encoding GAF domain-containing protein, with product MSETTKPAPAEATEQLIDAVQRLSSARNTAEITNIVKVAARRVTGADGACFVLRDEEKCYYVDEDAIAPLWKGKRFPMEACISGWVMRNRQPALIPDIYLDDRIPHDAYRVTFVKSLAVVPIRSLGPVGAIGVYWAQTACPTPTEVRWLQSLADSTALALEYVRSQTETNKARGMETLLRSENTRLRDAAQRPTAGGLVRMCFLTKRFEVNGQWVPVEALLEQWFSLHVTHGLSPEGIAQLALDRNSRVSADDTQHDNESAASDTATPNPDRVCATPACTE from the coding sequence ATGAGCGAAACGACCAAACCGGCCCCGGCCGAGGCCACCGAACAACTCATCGACGCCGTTCAGCGGCTCTCCTCTGCGCGCAACACCGCGGAAATCACAAACATCGTCAAGGTCGCGGCCCGGCGCGTGACCGGCGCAGACGGTGCGTGCTTCGTGCTTCGCGACGAGGAGAAGTGCTACTACGTGGACGAGGACGCCATCGCGCCGCTCTGGAAGGGCAAGCGGTTCCCGATGGAGGCGTGCATCAGCGGTTGGGTCATGCGGAACCGCCAGCCCGCCCTCATCCCCGATATCTACCTCGACGACCGCATTCCCCACGACGCATACCGCGTCACGTTCGTTAAGAGTCTGGCCGTGGTCCCGATTCGGTCGCTCGGCCCGGTCGGGGCGATCGGCGTGTACTGGGCACAAACGGCGTGCCCGACCCCGACCGAAGTTCGGTGGCTCCAGTCACTGGCCGATTCGACCGCTCTCGCACTGGAATACGTCCGGTCCCAAACCGAAACGAACAAAGCCCGGGGCATGGAAACGCTGCTCCGCAGCGAGAACACGCGGTTGCGCGACGCAGCCCAGCGCCCCACAGCCGGCGGACTCGTGCGCATGTGTTTCCTCACCAAGCGGTTCGAAGTAAACGGTCAGTGGGTGCCGGTGGAAGCGTTACTCGAACAATGGTTCAGCCTACACGTCACTCACGGCCTCAGCCCAGAGGGGATCGCACAACTGGCACTCGACCGCAACAGTCGCGTCTCCGCCGACGACACGCAGCACGACAACGAATCCGCAGCTAGCGACACGGCAACTCCTAACCCCGATAGAGTTTGCGCGACTCCGGCTTGTACCGAGTGA
- the priA gene encoding replication restart helicase PriA codes for MTAPNTLFEVENERELPKPVSVPATLFADIVFDRPLDHAYTYAVPESLVAKIGVGKRVEVPFGKGGKGTAGFCVRVTDVQPTSSYEIKSVARVLDDDAIVDEHLMKLTRWMADYYLCGWGQVLHAVVPAGVRDNAGTRVASFVEPLPKEKLPNPLPTVTPQQKAALDKLKKENRPLEVLQLARLAKCTTGVVAGLIKKGLVRKFSERIETPAGTPDTDTEDQSTTAPLAEIVLNADQLRVWEPLRNALETGGYHPFLLHGVTGSGKTEVYLRAIEEVVKQGKEVIVLVPEISLTPQTISRFKGRCGNLAVLHSHLTDAERGGYWRRVATGHIQVVVGARSAVFAPTRKLGLIVIDEEHENSFKQESTPRYHARDVAVMRARLEGIPILMGSATPSLESWANAERGNYAVLSMPNRVASRPLPAVKLVDLRHEPKTPGKHYAIGPTLESAMRKTLKEKGQIILLLNRRGFSTHVHCEACGHVAQCAHCDLAMTFHRTKNSLMCHYCGFETAPFQKCPACSQPAMRYQGLGTEKLQVEIEEKFPGNVCQRMDSDTMSKPGSHQRVLDAFRDGLIQILVGTQMIAKGLDFPNVTLVGVVNADVGLHLPDFRSAERTFQLLAQVAGRAGRGEKGGQVLVQTFTPDHPCITLASHHNYGEFAKLELVHRKQHKYPPYERLARLIVRSEKEEAAATFADALAGTFKEAMKRATTAQGQAPVRLLGPAECPVFRLNNFYRFHFQIQSDSSAVLHEVLRNVLTLAKPPSGVEFQVDIDPYSML; via the coding sequence ATGACGGCCCCCAACACGCTGTTTGAAGTCGAAAACGAGCGCGAACTTCCCAAACCTGTTTCTGTCCCCGCGACGCTGTTCGCGGACATCGTGTTCGACCGGCCGCTCGACCACGCCTACACCTACGCGGTTCCCGAGTCTCTTGTTGCGAAAATCGGCGTCGGGAAGCGCGTCGAAGTGCCGTTCGGTAAGGGCGGCAAAGGGACCGCGGGGTTCTGCGTGCGCGTGACCGACGTGCAGCCCACATCCAGCTACGAGATCAAGTCCGTTGCCCGCGTGCTCGACGACGACGCCATCGTCGACGAGCACCTCATGAAGCTCACGCGGTGGATGGCGGACTACTACCTCTGCGGGTGGGGCCAAGTGCTGCACGCGGTCGTGCCCGCGGGCGTGCGCGACAACGCGGGCACGCGCGTCGCGTCGTTCGTTGAGCCGCTCCCCAAAGAGAAGTTGCCGAACCCGCTCCCGACCGTCACACCGCAACAGAAGGCCGCTCTCGACAAGCTCAAGAAGGAGAACCGGCCGCTCGAAGTGCTTCAACTCGCCCGACTCGCGAAATGCACAACGGGCGTGGTCGCCGGGTTAATCAAAAAGGGACTCGTCCGTAAATTCAGCGAGCGCATCGAAACACCCGCGGGAACACCCGACACCGACACCGAGGACCAAAGCACTACCGCACCACTGGCCGAGATTGTGCTGAACGCGGACCAGCTCCGTGTGTGGGAGCCGCTCAGGAACGCGCTCGAAACCGGCGGTTATCACCCGTTCCTGCTGCACGGTGTTACGGGAAGCGGCAAGACGGAAGTGTATCTGCGTGCGATTGAAGAAGTGGTGAAGCAGGGCAAGGAAGTCATCGTTCTGGTGCCCGAAATCTCACTCACGCCGCAAACGATTTCGCGGTTCAAGGGCCGGTGCGGGAACCTCGCGGTGCTGCACAGCCACCTCACCGACGCCGAGCGCGGCGGGTACTGGCGCCGCGTGGCCACCGGGCACATTCAGGTCGTCGTCGGCGCACGCAGTGCCGTGTTCGCACCGACGCGGAAGCTCGGCCTCATCGTGATCGACGAGGAGCACGAGAACAGCTTCAAGCAAGAATCGACGCCGCGCTACCACGCGCGCGACGTGGCGGTCATGCGCGCCCGGCTCGAAGGCATTCCCATCCTGATGGGGTCCGCGACACCGAGCCTCGAAAGCTGGGCGAACGCGGAGCGCGGGAACTACGCCGTGCTAAGCATGCCGAACCGCGTCGCGAGCCGCCCACTCCCCGCGGTAAAGTTGGTGGACCTGCGTCACGAACCGAAGACGCCCGGCAAGCACTACGCGATCGGCCCGACACTCGAATCCGCGATGCGGAAAACGCTCAAGGAGAAGGGCCAAATCATCCTGCTGTTGAACCGCCGCGGGTTCAGCACGCACGTGCATTGTGAAGCGTGCGGACACGTGGCACAGTGTGCCCACTGCGACCTCGCGATGACGTTCCACCGTACAAAGAACTCGCTAATGTGCCACTACTGCGGGTTCGAGACGGCGCCGTTCCAGAAGTGCCCCGCGTGCTCGCAACCCGCGATGCGATACCAAGGGTTGGGAACCGAGAAGCTACAGGTCGAAATCGAGGAGAAGTTCCCCGGCAACGTGTGCCAGCGCATGGACTCGGACACGATGTCGAAGCCCGGGAGCCATCAGCGCGTGCTCGATGCGTTCCGCGACGGACTGATCCAGATCCTCGTCGGCACACAGATGATCGCGAAGGGGCTGGACTTCCCCAACGTCACGCTCGTGGGCGTGGTGAACGCGGACGTGGGTTTGCACCTACCAGACTTCCGCAGCGCGGAGCGCACGTTCCAGTTGCTCGCGCAGGTCGCGGGCCGGGCCGGGCGCGGCGAGAAGGGCGGACAGGTGCTCGTGCAAACGTTTACTCCAGATCACCCGTGCATCACGCTCGCATCGCACCACAACTACGGCGAGTTCGCGAAGCTCGAACTCGTCCACCGCAAGCAGCACAAGTACCCGCCCTACGAGCGCCTCGCGCGCCTCATCGTTCGCAGTGAGAAAGAAGAGGCCGCGGCCACGTTCGCCGACGCGCTGGCCGGTACCTTCAAGGAAGCGATGAAGCGCGCCACCACCGCACAGGGACAGGCACCGGTGCGATTGCTCGGCCCCGCGGAGTGCCCGGTGTTCCGGCTGAACAACTTCTACCGGTTCCACTTCCAGATCCAGTCCGACAGCAGCGCGGTGCTGCACGAAGTCCTGCGCAACGTGCTGACGCTCGCGAAACCGCCCAGCGGCGTCGAGTTCCAAGTGGACATCGACCCGTACAGCATGTTGTGA
- a CDS encoding metallophosphoesterase family protein, with product MDAPSPHRTAFLVFGDLHGRILPAFRFASYWSARTGCDLAGLLQVGDMGYYTDLSHCDKATLRHAKDDPLELGSLDVVVRTDIADRVFNDPNSDFDLWFTAGNHEDFDELKRFARASGKQSDFVVDAYCRVRGIKDGEIHSFGCGLKAAAVWGVDGGGPNARQNLPPRGYIHEKAVDRLAIEAFDVLLIHDAPKDAKRIGYGSDLLLALIELAQPRFAFFGHYSGAGSRIERDYGRTEVYHLAGFELRTRDGHPEPGSVGVLEWNGNESTFTFIDDVDLKPFTRHNWKWV from the coding sequence ATGGACGCTCCATCCCCTCATCGCACCGCGTTCCTCGTGTTCGGCGACCTGCACGGGCGCATTCTGCCGGCGTTCCGGTTCGCGTCGTACTGGTCGGCGCGGACCGGGTGCGACCTGGCGGGACTGCTCCAGGTCGGCGACATGGGATACTACACGGACCTCTCGCACTGCGACAAAGCCACACTGCGCCACGCGAAGGATGATCCGCTCGAACTCGGTTCGCTCGACGTGGTGGTTCGCACCGACATCGCCGATCGCGTGTTCAACGACCCGAACAGCGACTTCGATCTCTGGTTCACGGCCGGCAATCACGAAGACTTCGATGAACTGAAGCGCTTCGCGCGGGCGTCCGGCAAGCAGTCGGATTTCGTGGTAGACGCCTATTGTCGCGTTCGCGGCATCAAGGACGGTGAGATTCACTCGTTTGGGTGTGGATTGAAAGCGGCGGCCGTGTGGGGTGTCGACGGCGGCGGACCGAACGCGCGTCAGAACCTCCCTCCGCGCGGTTACATCCACGAGAAAGCCGTGGACCGACTCGCGATCGAAGCGTTCGACGTGCTCCTGATACACGACGCCCCCAAAGACGCGAAGCGCATCGGCTACGGCAGCGACCTGCTCCTCGCGCTGATCGAACTGGCACAACCGCGATTCGCGTTCTTCGGGCACTACAGCGGCGCTGGCAGCAGGATCGAACGCGACTACGGCCGCACGGAGGTGTACCACCTCGCAGGGTTCGAGCTGCGCACCCGCGACGGCCACCCAGAACCCGGAAGCGTCGGTGTGCTGGAGTGGAACGGAAACGAGAGCACGTTCACGTTCATCGACGACGTCGACCTGAAGCCGTTCACGCGCCACAACTGGAAGTGGGTGTGA
- a CDS encoding 4Fe-4S dicluster domain-containing protein translates to MPHVVTANCNDCKYTDCCVVCPVECFYQDDKMLYIDPEDCIDCEACVPECPVEAIYSEPNTPSQWTSYIQLNAERTTALKAAGGDAHITEKSPAKEGPDCKKK, encoded by the coding sequence ATGCCCCACGTAGTTACCGCGAACTGTAACGATTGCAAGTATACCGACTGCTGCGTCGTCTGCCCGGTGGAGTGCTTCTACCAGGACGACAAGATGCTCTACATCGACCCGGAAGACTGCATCGACTGCGAAGCGTGCGTCCCGGAGTGCCCGGTCGAAGCGATCTACTCGGAACCGAACACCCCGTCGCAGTGGACGAGCTACATCCAACTGAACGCCGAGCGCACCACCGCACTGAAGGCGGCCGGCGGCGATGCCCACATCACCGAGAAGAGCCCGGCCAAAGAAGGCCCGGATTGCAAGAAGAAATAA
- the hemH gene encoding ferrochelatase — MTGLVLIQLGTPDRPTYGGLFPYLRQFLSDPRVIEVPRAIWLPLLYLRILPFRSGASAAKYRRIWDAKTGSPLLHYTVRQTELLQSQFPNNPVRFGMIVGNPPLQNTIKEMVDSGVDKLIALPMFPQYSATSFASATDSLFKALTKVRRVPAVRVVPPYFDHPAYLDALEATIRDDLAKLTWEPEHFVISFHGIPESYVKKGDHYPTHVERTKVELVKRMGWKPGQWTQTYQSRFGRSEWLKPYTDDVLTDLAKKGVKRVYVALPGFTADCLETLDEIGNESREIFEHAGGEHLKSGTCLNDHPKWIEGMARILRDEGHGWL; from the coding sequence ATGACTGGCCTCGTCCTCATCCAGCTCGGCACCCCGGACCGCCCCACTTACGGCGGCCTCTTTCCCTACCTCCGCCAGTTCCTTTCAGATCCGCGGGTGATCGAAGTTCCGCGTGCGATCTGGCTCCCGCTGCTCTACCTCCGCATCCTGCCGTTCCGCTCGGGCGCGTCCGCCGCGAAGTACCGCCGCATCTGGGACGCCAAAACCGGCTCGCCGCTCCTGCATTACACCGTGCGCCAAACGGAGTTGCTGCAGTCGCAGTTCCCCAATAATCCCGTGCGGTTCGGGATGATCGTCGGGAACCCGCCGCTCCAAAACACGATCAAGGAAATGGTCGATAGCGGCGTGGACAAGCTCATCGCGCTGCCGATGTTCCCGCAATACTCCGCCACGTCCTTCGCCAGCGCGACCGATTCACTCTTCAAGGCTCTCACAAAGGTGCGACGGGTACCCGCGGTGCGTGTCGTGCCACCGTATTTCGATCACCCCGCGTACCTGGACGCCCTCGAAGCGACCATTCGCGACGACTTGGCCAAGCTCACCTGGGAGCCGGAACACTTCGTCATCAGCTTCCACGGCATCCCGGAATCGTATGTCAAAAAGGGCGATCACTATCCGACGCACGTCGAGCGCACGAAGGTCGAGTTGGTGAAGCGCATGGGCTGGAAGCCGGGCCAGTGGACGCAAACGTACCAGTCGCGGTTCGGGCGCAGCGAGTGGCTGAAGCCGTACACGGACGACGTGCTCACAGACCTTGCGAAGAAGGGCGTGAAGCGTGTGTACGTTGCGCTACCCGGCTTCACCGCGGACTGTTTGGAAACGCTCGACGAAATCGGCAACGAGAGCCGCGAAATCTTCGAGCACGCGGGCGGCGAACACCTCAAAAGCGGCACCTGCCTCAACGATCACCCGAAGTGGATCGAGGGGATGGCCCGCATCCTCCGCGACGAGGGCCACGGCTGGCTGTAA
- a CDS encoding DUF4276 family protein, with protein sequence MTLYIAPVVEGHTEQGCVEGLLYRIWTELLCRPERLQVIEPFRTHRDSLTHPNGEVLSDTVQKAYLKLRAKTRKDPNAIALLLILLDAEKDCPAALAPRLVSTAKQALPTDAPIACVLAKQMFENWIVAGASALGGVNELPDTLPHRPAPEDCNGAGWLDGQLRIKNKGRKYKKTVDAELFVRSMALQECRDCAPSFDKLCRELEARLPPAPSLPPLADAPTE encoded by the coding sequence ATGACTCTCTACATCGCCCCCGTCGTCGAAGGTCATACCGAACAAGGTTGCGTTGAAGGGCTGCTGTACCGCATTTGGACCGAGCTGTTGTGTCGGCCCGAACGACTTCAGGTGATCGAACCGTTCCGAACGCACCGCGACTCATTGACGCACCCAAACGGTGAGGTACTGAGTGACACCGTTCAAAAGGCGTATTTGAAGCTCCGCGCCAAAACGAGAAAAGATCCCAACGCGATTGCGCTGTTACTGATCCTGCTCGACGCAGAAAAAGATTGCCCCGCAGCCCTCGCTCCGCGCCTCGTGAGCACAGCAAAACAGGCACTACCGACAGACGCACCAATCGCCTGTGTGCTCGCGAAGCAGATGTTCGAGAACTGGATCGTTGCGGGAGCCTCTGCGCTCGGTGGCGTCAACGAGCTTCCCGACACGCTTCCTCATCGCCCCGCGCCCGAAGACTGTAACGGTGCGGGTTGGCTCGACGGGCAGCTCCGAATCAAAAACAAGGGGCGCAAGTACAAGAAAACAGTCGATGCGGAACTCTTCGTTCGCTCGATGGCCCTTCAGGAATGCCGCGACTGTGCCCCGTCGTTCGACAAGCTGTGTCGTGAACTCGAAGCTCGACTCCCACCGGCCCCAAGTCTTCCTCCTCTAGCTGACGCACCAACCGAGTAG
- a CDS encoding IS4 family transposase translates to MRADLATALTPATIRRACATAGHTWRDRVLDPVATIHLFILQVLHGNTACAHLPRLTGRTFTASAYCQARSRLPLGVLQDLLARVVEAVRPLVDDPDGRWRGLRTFFIDGSRVSMPDTPPLQAAFGQPTNQALGCGFPVARVLVLFHAGTGLLLKLLTAPLRSHEVAQAGGTHDALQPGDVLVGDRAFGTFAHPAVLIPRGLHGVFRNHQNRIVDFRPRRPHAVPGSHLGHAGRPRSRWVRTLSPSDQRVDWYRPQSRPHGLTTEQYGALPRLLRIRELAYRVNRPGFRVRSVTLVTTLLDPVTYPADALAELYRAGWGVETDLGHLKTTLGMDVLTCATEPGVLKELMVFALVYNLVCVVMCEAGHRQGVSPERISFVDALRWLSSAPPGTPLPRLVINPVRPDRIEPRCQKRRAKKYPYMIRPRAELRRRVRDQQLTP, encoded by the coding sequence ATCCGCGCCGACCTCGCCACCGCCCTCACGCCCGCAACGATCCGCCGGGCGTGCGCGACCGCCGGTCACACCTGGAGGGACCGGGTTCTCGATCCCGTCGCCACGATCCACCTGTTCATACTGCAGGTTCTACACGGCAACACGGCCTGTGCGCACCTGCCCCGGTTGACGGGGCGAACGTTCACCGCCTCGGCCTACTGCCAAGCGCGGTCCCGGCTCCCTTTGGGCGTACTCCAAGATCTGCTCGCCCGGGTCGTGGAGGCGGTCCGCCCACTTGTGGACGACCCGGACGGGAGGTGGAGGGGGCTGCGGACGTTCTTCATCGACGGGTCCAGGGTTTCCATGCCCGATACGCCACCACTGCAAGCGGCATTCGGACAGCCCACCAACCAGGCCCTCGGGTGCGGGTTCCCGGTTGCTCGTGTCCTCGTTCTGTTCCACGCCGGCACGGGGCTGCTCCTGAAGCTCCTGACCGCGCCTTTGCGCTCGCACGAAGTGGCCCAGGCGGGTGGCACCCACGACGCGCTCCAGCCGGGCGATGTGCTCGTCGGGGATCGGGCGTTCGGTACTTTCGCACATCCGGCCGTTCTGATTCCGCGCGGACTGCATGGTGTATTTCGCAACCATCAGAACCGGATCGTCGATTTCCGCCCGAGGCGCCCACACGCCGTGCCCGGTTCGCACCTGGGCCACGCGGGCCGGCCCCGCTCGCGTTGGGTCCGAACGCTGAGCCCGTCGGACCAACGGGTCGATTGGTACCGACCGCAGAGCCGACCGCACGGGCTGACGACCGAACAGTACGGCGCGTTGCCCCGGTTGCTGCGGATCCGGGAACTCGCGTACCGTGTGAATCGCCCGGGGTTCCGGGTCCGATCGGTGACCCTGGTGACCACGTTGCTCGATCCGGTCACGTATCCGGCGGACGCACTGGCCGAGTTGTACCGCGCGGGGTGGGGCGTCGAAACCGATCTGGGGCACCTGAAGACGACACTCGGAATGGACGTACTGACGTGCGCGACGGAACCGGGTGTGTTGAAGGAGCTGATGGTGTTCGCCCTCGTGTACAACTTGGTCTGCGTGGTAATGTGCGAGGCTGGGCACCGTCAGGGCGTGAGCCCGGAGCGGATCAGCTTCGTGGACGCGCTGCGGTGGCTCTCGTCCGCGCCCCCGGGCACCCCGTTGCCCCGGTTGGTCATCAACCCGGTGCGACCCGATCGAATCGAGCCACGGTGTCAGAAGCGTCGAGCCAAGAAGTATCCCTACATGATCCGTCCCAGAGCTGAACTCCGCAGACGCGTACGAGACCAACAACTTACACCCTAA
- a CDS encoding AAA family ATPase: MATAPDTEPNDTIDTRSKPPFLRRVRIRGYKSIAFCDVTLEPFTILVGRNASGKSNFLDALAFLRDVVNHGLHEAVRSHGGHDAILCRFSSATTVTIDIEGQIYASSRIPGTWILRSDDLWSVSYGLEIDFSPDRYPRIVGEQVQLLRADGEQTTSYTSKAGKVTWSGDTLTHPISNWANSEKTILGMCFGNGPFTELSSYITSIATYNFNPEAMRRPQKPNPGSFLERDGSNLASVINTSGGVNETPIDRVSRYLNVVTNSAEFTGTSAVGGYETLRFQTRRGDGTVLEFDAASMSDGTLRVLAALVAAFQNIPPYGAPTIVAIEEPETSLHPAAMRALVDALDEATLRTQVLLTTHSAEMLENPTIKPENIRVVQMIDGQTVIAPVDEASIEIVRRNLDTLGGLERQNQLEPDLDDLDRQRHLSQNGQVPKA, translated from the coding sequence ATGGCCACCGCGCCCGACACCGAACCCAACGACACCATCGACACACGGAGCAAGCCCCCATTCCTCCGCCGCGTGCGCATTCGCGGCTACAAGAGCATCGCGTTCTGCGACGTCACACTCGAACCGTTCACGATCCTGGTCGGGCGAAATGCTTCGGGGAAAAGCAACTTCTTGGACGCGCTCGCGTTCTTACGAGATGTAGTAAACCACGGCCTGCATGAAGCGGTTAGGTCACACGGAGGACACGATGCCATCCTTTGTCGTTTTTCGTCGGCGACTACAGTGACCATAGATATCGAAGGACAAATTTACGCATCCTCTCGCATACCGGGAACGTGGATCTTGCGATCCGATGATTTGTGGTCAGTGTCTTACGGCTTGGAGATAGACTTCTCGCCGGACCGCTATCCGCGAATTGTGGGGGAACAAGTACAGTTGCTACGCGCCGATGGGGAACAGACGACAAGCTACACCTCCAAAGCGGGCAAAGTTACTTGGAGCGGCGACACGTTAACTCACCCAATCAGTAACTGGGCGAATTCAGAGAAGACCATACTTGGTATGTGTTTCGGAAACGGTCCATTTACAGAATTGTCTAGCTACATCACATCAATAGCAACTTACAATTTCAACCCGGAAGCCATGCGGCGCCCTCAGAAACCAAATCCGGGCTCATTCTTGGAGCGAGACGGCAGCAATCTCGCCAGCGTAATTAATACCAGCGGCGGAGTAAATGAGACGCCAATTGACCGAGTTAGTCGCTATTTAAATGTGGTCACAAATTCGGCTGAGTTCACAGGGACCAGCGCAGTAGGGGGATACGAGACGCTGCGTTTTCAAACACGGCGAGGTGATGGAACAGTTTTGGAGTTCGATGCCGCTAGCATGTCTGACGGGACGTTGCGAGTTCTCGCTGCGTTAGTCGCAGCATTTCAAAACATTCCGCCCTACGGCGCGCCCACTATCGTCGCCATCGAAGAACCCGAAACCTCGCTTCACCCCGCCGCGATGCGGGCACTGGTGGACGCACTCGATGAAGCGACCCTTCGCACACAAGTTCTACTCACAACGCACAGTGCGGAGATGCTCGAGAACCCGACCATCAAGCCCGAGAACATTCGCGTTGTGCAAATGATCGATGGCCAGACTGTGATTGCTCCCGTCGATGAGGCAAGTATCGAAATTGTTCGCCGGAACCTTGATACGCTCGGCGGGCTCGAACGGCAGAACCAACTCGAACCCGATCTCGATGACTTGGATCGCCAACGGCACCTCTCCCAAAACGGGCAGGTGCCAAAGGCATGA
- a CDS encoding RNA polymerase sigma factor: protein MSRRLLLRLLASTPTAADHVADAELLRRFVTSNDSAALELVARRHADAVWATCRRTLRSEADAEDAFQATFLALVRKAKTINAPCVGGWLHRVAVNAALKLRERAARSSPLEWNQVDSIPAASAPPTDTERAIAVHEELARLPERERLPVVLCDLEGLSHADAAKSLGWPIGTVSGRLSRARAKLRERLAHRGLTPAAVLLSTLTTPPHLTANILSLTTGVVPPAVASLTEGVLVMLKTTNWTWAASVGIAGLFGVGSVIALASGDGNGLAPLPGIALAPVPVAVDNPAPAKDKPADEKWIQGQTTGTPAIPPTAFPELALPEPDPNDLEKRKAAFEKLCPRLTGGIVLKIEATDNTLRKLLKARLYQGTLEFQRFQEALEIEGPREADVPLTYDCLSDMQATVTELWAKEPKELIPWLEELLILAKKLERSTHLRVEAGAIRPMNLNHAIRYRLALEAALWKVKNGK, encoded by the coding sequence ATGTCGCGTCGCTTGCTACTCCGATTACTCGCGTCTACGCCGACCGCTGCCGATCACGTCGCGGACGCGGAACTGCTCCGCCGGTTCGTCACGTCGAACGACTCGGCCGCGCTCGAGCTGGTCGCGCGCCGACACGCAGACGCGGTGTGGGCCACGTGCCGGCGCACGCTCCGTTCCGAGGCCGATGCGGAAGATGCGTTCCAGGCCACGTTTCTCGCGCTCGTGCGCAAAGCCAAAACGATTAACGCACCGTGTGTCGGCGGCTGGTTGCACCGCGTGGCGGTGAATGCGGCCCTCAAGCTCCGTGAGCGCGCCGCACGCAGTTCCCCGCTCGAATGGAACCAAGTCGATTCGATACCGGCCGCGTCTGCGCCCCCGACCGATACGGAACGTGCGATCGCCGTTCACGAGGAACTCGCGCGGCTCCCCGAGCGCGAGCGCTTGCCCGTCGTGCTGTGCGACCTCGAAGGTCTGTCGCACGCGGACGCGGCCAAATCACTCGGCTGGCCGATCGGCACTGTGTCCGGGCGCCTCAGTCGCGCCCGGGCAAAACTCCGCGAACGCTTGGCTCACCGCGGGCTGACACCCGCTGCGGTTCTGCTCTCCACATTGACCACGCCTCCGCACCTGACCGCAAACATTTTGTCCCTGACCACAGGCGTAGTGCCGCCCGCGGTCGCGTCTCTTACCGAGGGAGTCCTTGTGATGCTGAAGACAACGAACTGGACCTGGGCCGCGAGCGTCGGAATCGCCGGCCTGTTTGGTGTGGGTAGCGTAATCGCGCTGGCCTCTGGTGACGGTAATGGGCTGGCTCCGCTCCCGGGTATCGCGCTCGCGCCTGTTCCGGTCGCAGTCGATAATCCCGCACCAGCGAAGGACAAACCCGCCGACGAGAAGTGGATTCAAGGCCAGACAACCGGCACGCCGGCCATCCCGCCGACGGCATTTCCCGAACTCGCCTTACCGGAACCGGACCCGAATGATCTCGAGAAGCGCAAAGCCGCTTTCGAGAAGTTGTGTCCGCGACTGACCGGGGGAATCGTCCTGAAAATTGAAGCGACTGATAACACGCTCCGCAAGCTGTTGAAAGCGCGGCTATACCAAGGAACGTTAGAATTTCAACGTTTCCAGGAAGCACTTGAAATTGAGGGGCCAAGAGAAGCCGACGTCCCCCTCACATACGATTGTTTGTCCGACATGCAAGCGACAGTAACAGAGTTGTGGGCGAAGGAGCCGAAAGAACTCATTCCGTGGCTCGAGGAGCTACTCATACTCGCCAAGAAACTGGAGCGATCCACTCACCTTCGCGTGGAAGCCGGTGCCATCCGACCCATGAATCTCAATCACGCGATCCGGTATCGTTTGGCGCTCGAAGCAGCATTGTGGAAGGTGAAGAACGGCAAATAA